One window of Trichoderma breve strain T069 chromosome 3, whole genome shotgun sequence genomic DNA carries:
- a CDS encoding rhodanese-like domain-containing protein, with translation MSKHIPPPGARSINEILAEARTHLTRVTPAQLLTELQSSSSHGPTHIVDIRPAAQREREGALNFPDAPLFDASTTKHTINIIERNVLEWRLDPQNEARIKEIVDEFGYDTRVIVSCSEGYTSSLAARELQKLGLSRATDLEGGYWAWKRYLDDRQAP, from the coding sequence ATGTCAAAACATATTCCTCCACCTGGTGCCAGAAGCATCAATGAGATCCTTGCCGAGGCACGCACTCACCTCACTCGCGTAACTCCGGCCCAGCTTCTTACAGAATTGcaatcatcctcatctcatGGCCCAACCCACATTGTGGACATCCGACCAGCCGCCCAGCGGGAGCGAGAGGGCGCCTTGAACTTCCCCGACGCGCCGCTATTCGACGCATCTACCACTAAGCATACCATTAACATTATTGAGCGCAACGTGCTGGAGTGGCGCCTAGATCCGCAAAACGAGGCCCggatcaaggagattgtggaCGAGTTTGGATACGACACGCGGGTCATTGTGTCGTGTTCAGAGGGCTACACAAGTTCGCTAGCAGCGAGGGAACTGCAAAAGCTGGGATTATCGCGAGCAACGGATTTGGAAGGTGGGTATTGGGCTTGGAAGCGGTATTTGGATGACAGACAAGCACCTTAG
- a CDS encoding pyridine nucleotide-disulfide oxidoreductase domain-containing protein — translation MAKKIVVIGSGFAGLWTAIGAKRLIDLNKSLLVDQDVEVLVVAPEPKLVIRPPTGIRFAQGVVHTIRTKEKEIEMVDMAGVSSKLSYDKLVLAAGSRLVRPEIPGLKDHAFSIDTIREAANLEAHLRHLVALPSTQARNTVVICGGGFTGIELATELPRRLRAILGLDTKVRVILAERANVVGPSLGDNVRPIITKALEDVGAEVKLGVTIKSVDAGGIVSTSGERIEALTVVWTVGMEASPLTQQIPGERDTMGRLIVDRNLRVPSCTDIFATGDMASARTDDVGNYTLMSCQHAIPLGRVSGYNVAADVLKIDLRPYEQPHYETCLDLGAWGSVITSGWERQVVKAGAPMKEAKEFVNRILIYPPTNPVEAFAFSDPDWVGPSTKAYLDPVQV, via the exons atggccaagaaaaTCGTTGTCATTGGGAGCGGCTTCGCTGGTTTATGGACCGCCATTGGTGCTAAGAGGCTTATCGACCTAAATAAGAGCTTACTGGTTGACCAAGATGTTGAAGTGTTGGTTGTTGCACCAGAGCCCAAACTTGTGATTCGTCCTC CAACCGGCATCCGTTTCGCTCAAGGAGTTGTTCATACCATTCgaacaaaagagaaggagattgaaaTGGTCGACATGGCTGGAGTATCATCAAAGTTATCCTACGACAAACTCGTCTTGGCTGCTGGTAGTCGTTTGGTTCGCCCCGAGATCCCTGGACTCAAAGACCACGCATTTAGCATTGATACTATCCGAGAAGCGGCAAATCTTGAAGCTCACTTGCGCCATCTTGTTGCTTTGCCATCTACGCAAGCCCGAAATACTGTGGTAATATGTGGGGGCGGCTTCACGGGCATCGAATTGGCCACCGAGTTGCCTCGTCGATTACGCGCTATTCTCGGCCTTGACACCAAAGTCCGTGTCATTCTTGCTGAGCGAGCAAATGTTGTTGGCCCTTCATTGGGAGACAATGTTCGGCCGATTATTACCAAAGCGCTGGAGGATGTCGGGGCGGAAGTCAAGCTTGGGGTTACAATCAAGTCTGTGGACGCCGGAGGTATTGTGAGCACATCGGGTGAGCGCATCGAGGCTCTCACTGTTGTTTGGACTGTTGGTATGGAAGCAAGTCCTCTCACACAACAGATACCTGGTGAAAGGGATACTATGGGGAGATTGATCGTAGATCGCAATCTGCGAGTTCCATCGTGTACCGACATTTTCGCCACAGGCGACATGGCATCTGCTAGGACTGACGATGTGGGCAACTACACCCTCATGTCGTGTCAACACGCTATTCCGCTGGGTCGCGTATCTGGTTACAACGTGGCGGCAGATGTCTTGAAGATAGACTTGCGTCCTTATGAGCAGCCTCATTACGAGACttgccttgatcttgggGCTTGGGGTTCCGTGATAACTTCGGGTTGGGAACGTCAAGTTGTGAAAGCCGGGGCACCAATgaaagaggccaaggaatTTGTCAATCGCATCCTGATTTACCCTCCGACCAATCCGGTGGAAGCTTTCGCCTTTTCGGATCCCGATTGGGTCGGCCCTTCAACGAAGGCTTATCTTGATCCTGTTCAGGTCTAG